From the Ilumatobacteraceae bacterium genome, the window CGCCGTACACGCGAGCCCGGTCGTGCCAGGGGCTCGACTCGAGACCGGCGTACGTGACGCTCTCGACCTGGTCGTGCGCGTCGAGGTACTCGCCGACCTTCTGGGCGTTCTCCCAGTGCCGGTCCATCCGCAGGCTGAGTGTCTCGAGACCCTGCAGGAACATGAAGGCGTTGAACGGCGAGATCGCCATGCCGAGGTCGCGGAGGAGCTGCACTCGTGCCTTCAGGATGAACGAACCGTGGCCCAGGGCCGGCCAGTAGGCCAGGCCGTGGTAGCTGGGGTCGGGCTCGGTGAAGTTCGGGAATCGGCCCGACGCGCCGTAGTCGAACGTGCCGCCGTCGATGATCGCTCCACCGATCGACGTGCCGTGACCGCCGATGAACTTCGTCAGCGAGTGCACGACGATGTCGGCGCCCCACTTCAGCGGCTGGACGAGGTAGGGCGTCGGCACCGTGTTGTCGACGATCAACGGGATGCCGTTCTCGTGGGCGATGTCGGCGACGTTCTCGATGTCGAAGAAGTTGTTGCGGGGGTTGGCCAGGACCTCGCCGAAGAAGGCCTTGGTGTTCTCGCGCACGGCACCGCGCCAGTCGTCGAGGTTGTCGGGGTCGTCGATGAACGACACCTCGATGCCCATCTTGGGCATCGTGTAGTGGAGGAGGTTGTAGGTGCCGCCGTACAGCGACGACGAGGCGACGACGTGGTCACCCGACTCGCACAGCGTCAGCAGCGCCAGCGTCGCCGCCGCCTGCCCCGAGGCCACCGCCAACGCGCCCGGCAGTCCGATCGCCGTGATGCAGCCACCCTCGAGGGCATTGAGGCGTGCCTCGAGTGCCCCCTGGGTCGGGTTCATGATGCGCGTGTAGATGTTGCCGACCTCCGCGAGGCCGAAGAGGTTCGCGGCATGTTCGGTGTCGCGGAACTCGAACGACGTCGTCTGGTAGATCGGGACCGCTCGTGCGCCCGTGGTCGGGTCGGGCTCGCCACCGACGTGGATCTGCTTGGTCTCGAAACCCCAGTTGTCACTCATGGGCGGTCACACTAGACCGGGCAAACCCGACCCCACAACTCAGGATTCAGTTGGTCGGCGAGCACCGTCGCGGGGCGAGCGGCGCTCGCCGGTCGGCCGCCGACAGGCGGGTCAGATCAGGCCGAGCTCGCTCACCGCGTCACGCTCGGCCACCAACTCGGCGGCGGACGCATCGATCTTCGAGCGACTGAAGTCGTCGATGTCGAGACCCTGGACGATCTCGTACGAGCCGTCCTTGCACACGCAGGGGAAGCTGGAGATGATGCCCTCGGGCACGCCGTAGCTGCCGTCGGACGGCACACCCATCGACACCCAGTCGCCCTCGGGCGTCCCGAGCGACCACGAACGGATGTGATCGACCGCGGCGTTGGCGGCGGATGCGGCCGAGGAGGCACCACGGGCCTTGATGATCGCGCCGCCACGGGTCGCGACGGTCGGGATGTACTCGTCGACGTACCAGTCGTGGTCGCCGACGGCCTCGTACGCCGAACGTCCGTTGACCTCGCAGTGGAACAGGTCGGGGTACTGCGTGTTCGAGTGGTTGCCCCAGATGGTCATCTTCTTGATGTCGTTGACGCTCACGTCGAGCTTGGCGGCCAGCTGGCTCATGGCCCGGTTGTGATCGAGCCGGGTCATCGCGGTGAAGCGACCCGGGTCGAGGTCGGCCGCATTGCTCATGGCGATCAGCGCGTTCGTGTTCGCCGGGTTGCCCACCACGAGCACCTTGACGTCCGACTTGGCCGAGCGCGACAGCGCCTCGCCCTGCGGCTTGAAGATGCCTCCGTTGGCCGACAGCAGGTCGGCACGGTCCATGCCGTCCTTGCGGGGCATGGCACCGACGAGCAACGCCACGTCGGCGTCGCCGAACGCCACGTCGGCGTCGTCGGTGCACGTGATCGAGTCGAGCAGCGGGAATGCCGAGTCGTCGAGCTCCATCTTCACGCCCTCGAGCGCGCCGAGGGCCGGCGTGATCTCGAGGAGCTGCAGCGCGATCGGCGTGTCGGGGCCGAGCATCGAACCCGAGGCGATCCGGAACAGGAGCGAATAGCCGATCTGACCGGCAGCACCGGTGACCGCAACACGAACTGGTGACGTCATGGTGCCGATCGTATGTCGTCGGGGGTTCCACCGGCCAAGCCGGTGGGAGCGATCAGCGTCCGGTCCAGTCGCCGATCACGTTCGCGTAGTACCTCCGACCGGCATCGGTCAGATGGATACCGTCGGCCGCGAAGCAATCGCCGGGGCATTCGTTCGACAGCGAGTTCCAGTCGATCAGGATGATGTTGTCCTGGCCGTCGGGCTTGTCGCGCTCGGCGAGGATGCGGTTGTTCTCGGCGGTCCACGGCCGGTTCGCTCGGACGTTGAGCATGATGACGTTGGGGACCCGGCTCAACGGGGCCAGCAGGGCGTCGAGCGTCTCGCGGGTGATCGGTCCGTTGGTGCCGAGATGGATGATGACCGGATCGCCGAACACGTCGGCCTCGCCCAACTGCTCCATCAACGCGACGGTCTCGACCATCTGACGGCTCACCTCGGCGTTGACCGTGTAGCCCCGCTCCTTCAACACGCCCGCCGCCCCGAGCATCACCGAGTCACCGATCGCGAGGTAGTCGACCGGCTCTTTCGGCAACGTGGTCGTCGTGGTCGTCGTCGACGTGGTCGTCGTGGTGGGATCTGCGGACGGCGCCGTCTCGACAGGGGCGGGTTGTGTGGTGGCGGTCGGCGTCGGATCGGCCGGGGCGGCCCCCTCGTCGCCACCGCCGCCGATCAGGTCCTCGAGCGACGTCGTGTTCTCCGCCCCCTCCTCGAGTGCGATGGCGACGTCGTTCTGCTTCAGTTCGGCGAGGCCGAGGCGGAGCACACCGAACGCCAGGAGCAGCAGCGACACCACGGTCGTGACGGCGACCAGTTGCCGCGGCACGGGGTCGCGGCGGGCGCGGAGGCTCTCCCACCAACTCGCGACCTCGCGGCGTCGGATCGGCGTCTCGACGAAGCGGTACGACGTCTCGGTGATGGCGACCGTGACGATCATCGCCACGACGAACTGCGGGAACGTCAAGACGTTGCCGGCGACCTTGCGGATGATCTGGTAGATCGGCCACGAGTACAGGTACAGGCCGTACGAACGGGTACCGATCCACACCAGCACCGGGTTGCCGAGCACCCGACTCGTCATCGTCCGCCGGTGGGTCACCGCAGCGATCACCATCAACGTCGCCAGCGAGGTCCACAGGAACCCCCCACGGAACAACCAGGCATCGGCCCCGGATGGCGTCACGAAGTGCAGCTTCCAGTTGAGCAACGCGAGCAACGCCAGCCCGATGAGCGCCACGAGGTCGAGGAGGCGGCCGGCGTTGCGAAGGGGACCGCGCATGATCGCGATCGGTCGCCACACCATCGCGAACGCAGCGCCGAGCAACAGGCCACTCGACCGCGTGATCGTCGACAGGTACAGCGCGTCACCCTTGGAGATGCACCGCTCCCCCAGCGTCCAGTAGGCGTCGGGGTTGACGGCACAGTCGCCGATCGGACCCGAGTGATACAGCAGCGCGGTCAGCACCGTCACGACGAGCGCACCCAGGACCAACCAGCGGGCCACGAGGGCGACGTTGCGGGTCCCGGTCCGGCGGAGCAGCAACATCATCACCAGCGGCCAGACCAGGTAGAACTGCTCCTCGACCGCGAGACTCCACAGGTGGCGCAGCGGCGCGAAGTCGCCGGTCGAGCTGTACCCCTGCCCCACCCAGATCTGATACCAGTTCGACACGTAGAGCAGACCGCCGAGCATGTCGCCGCGCAGCTTGCCGAGTTCGTCGGGGCGGAAGATCCACGTGTACGTCAGGAGCAGGAACAGCATCAGGAACAGCGCCGGGAGGAGGCGTCGTGCCCGACGCATCCAGAACGCCCCGATCCGGACCGTGCCGGTCCGTTCCCGCTCGGCCATCAGCAACAAGGTGATGAGATAACCGCTGATGACGAAGAAGACCTCGACGCCCAGGAACCCGCCGGACAGCCACTCGCTGTTGGCGTGGTAGATCAGCACGGCGATCACGGCGAGCGCGCGCATTCCATCGAGCCCGGGCAGGTAGGGAACCTTGCTCAGGTTCGGTGCGTCGCGTCGGGGGCGCGTCGGAGCGAACGTGGCGTCAGCCATCAGCACCAGTATCGCCCCGTCGAGGGTCGATCGGCGGTCATGGTCGTCGGAGTGCGTATCGTCGGGACCATGAGCGATGCCGTGGTCGATGCCGTTCGAGCGACCGGATTCGAGCCGAAGGTGGTCCCGTGCGACCCGGAACTGGCCGACACCGCAGCGTTCTGCGAGTCCTACGGGTTCGGGCTCGACCAGTCTGCGAACGCGATCGTGGTGGTCGGCAAGGGCGATCCACGGATCTACGTGTGCTGTCTCGTGCTGGCCACGACCCGGCTCGACGTGAACGGTGCCGTGCGGAAGCGACTGGGCCGGAAGAAGGCGTCGTTCGCCTCCGCCGACGAGACCGCCGAGATGACCGGCATGCAGATCGGCGGCGTCACGCCGTACGGGCTGCCCGCCGAACTCCCGATCTGGATCGACCGCCGGATCATGGACGTGCCGAACGTGATCGTCGGCGGCGGCTCACGCGACCGCAAGCTCCTCGTGTCACCCGAGTCGCTCGCCGCCCTCCCCGGCGCCGAAATCGTCACCGACCTCGCCAAACCGGCCGAGTAGCTGAATCGTGCGCTCGCAAGGCGCGACGAGCCCGAGTTGCCTGATGGCAACGAGCGGCGAGACGGAACGCAGCCAGGGGCCGATCCAGCCGACACCGCCACGCGGCCGGCGAACCACCGAAGCCCCCCGAGCACAGCAACCACCCTTCCGTTCCTGATTCCGAGCTGGATCGGTTCCTGGCAAGGCGCGACGAGCCCGAGTTGCCTGATGGCAACGAGCGGCGAGGCGCAACGCAGCCAGGGTCCGATCCAGCCGACACCACCACGCGGCCGGCGAACCACCGAAGCCCCCCCGAGCACAGCAACCACCCTTCCGTTCCTGATTCCGAGCTGGATCGGTTCCTGGCAAGGCGCGACGAGCCCGAGTTGCCTGATGGCAACGAGCGGCGAGGCGGAACGCAGCCAGGGGCCGATCCAGCCGGAATCAGGTCAGTGGCGGAAGTGGCGTTGGTTGGTGAAGACCATGGCGATGCCGTGTTCGTTCGCGGCGGCGATGACCTCGTCGTCGCGGACGCTGCCGCCCGGCTGGATGACCGCCGAGATCCCCGCTGCGGCGGTTGCGTCGAGTCCGTCGCGGAACGGGAAGAACGCGTCGCTCGCACACACACCGCCGTCCGCTCGACCGGCGGAACGCTCGGCGGCGATCCGGGCCGAGTCGAGGCGGTTCTGCTGGCCGGCCCCGATGCCGAACGCCTGACGATCCTTGGCGTAGACGATCGCATTGCTCGTGACCGCGGCGCACACACCCCAGGCGAACACGAGATCGTCCCACTGGGCATCGGTCGGTTGCACATCGGTGACGACCCGCCAATCGGTGCGGTCGAGCGATACCGGGTCGGGCTGCTGGATCACGTAGCCGCCGTCGAGCGGCTTGAGGTCGTAGGGCCACTCCGAAGGGGAAGCAGCGGTGATGACCCGCATGTTCTTCTTGGCGAGCAGGATCTCGAGCGCGTCGTCGTCGAAGCCGGGCGCCACGACGACTTCGGTGAAGACGCTCGACAGCGGCTCGGCCATCGCCCGGGTGACGGTGCGGTTGGCGGCGACGATCCCTCCGAACGCGCTGACCGGGTCGCAGGCGTTGGCTTTGACGTAGGCGTCGGCGATCGGGTCGGCGGGGTCGGTGCCGATCGCGCCGCCGCACGGATTCGCGTGCTTGACGACCACGCACGCCGGGTCGTCGTAGCGGTGGACGAGCCGCCATGCGGCCTCGGTGTCGTAGAGGTTGAGGTAGCTGAGTGCCTTGCCACCGTGCTGGGTCATCGTGTCCCACCAACTCGTGGCTCCGGCGAAGCGATAGCGGGCGCCCTGCTGGTGCGGGTTCTCGCCGTACCGGAGGATCTCCGTGCGCTCGAGCGCCACGTGCAGCGTGCGCGGCAACGGCTCGGGCTCCGGCTCGCTGTGGTCGAACCAGGTGACGATGGCGGCGTCGTAGGCGGCGGTGTGCGCGAACGCGTCGCGGGCGAGGCGACGGCGGGTGGCCAGCGTGATCTCGCCGTGCTCGCGGACGTCGGCGACCACCGTGTCGTAGTCGGACGGGTCGACGACGACGGCGACGTGGGCGTGGTTCTTGGCCGACGCCCGCACCATCGCCGGACCGCCGATGTCGATCATCTCGACGGCCTCTCCCGAACCGTGGGCGAACGCCTCGGCGTCGGAGCCGAAGGGATAGAGGTTGGCGACGACGAGCGAGATCGGCGAGATGCCGTACGCCTCCATGTCGGCGCGATGCTCCGGGTTCGTCGGGTCGGCCAGGATGCCGCCGTGCACCTTCGGGTGGAGCGTCACGACGCGGTGGTCGAGGATCGCCGGGACACCGGTCAGGTCGGCGACATCGGTGACCGGAACTCCTGCCGCCGCGACCACCTTGGCGGTGCCGCCGCTGGACACGATGTCCCAGCCCAGCTCGTGGAGCGAGGTCGCGAGTTCGGCGACGCCGGTCTTGTCGTACACGGAGAGCAATGCGGTCGGCACGTGATCGAACCGTAGCCACCGAGCCGCCGCCCCGGCGAGTGTCCATACGAAATGTCAGCACCACCGCGAGCCCCCTGACTAGGGTTTTCTTACCGATCAAGGAGGAAACATGCCCAAGAAGGTGTCCGTTGCCGATCTCGTGATGGGAATCGGAGGTCTCGTGACAGTCCTGTTCTCGTTCTTCGCGTTCTTCAAGAGCGGGAGTTTCACCGTCTCGGCCTGGGACGGTGATGCCGGCGCGTTCGCCACGACCGTACCGGCGATCCTCGGGCTGGTCATGGTGGTGTGGATCGTCCTGCAGCTCGCCGGCGTCTCGCTGCCCGATCAGGTCCTGACCTACAACCACGCCCAGCTGAAGGGCACCTGGGCGATCGCGGCGGCGGGCATCATGCTGTCGTGGATCAGCGCCGACTTCGGCGGCGCCGACAAGGGTGTCGGCTTCTGGTTCATGTTCCTCGGATCACTCGCCATGGCCGTGGGTGCCGTGATGGCGCTGCTCGGCAAGGGCAGCGAGACGATCGACATCCCCGGCGGCGGCAGCGACGGTGCCGACGCGGCGGCGACCCCGCCGCCCCCGCCCCCGAGCGCCTGAGTCCCTGAACGCGAGAACGCCCCGCGGCATCGCCGCGGGGCGTTCAGCATTTTTCGGGCTCGATCAGAGCGAGGCGACGATCTCCGCCATCAACTCGCCGGCCTCGGTGGGGTTGAGGCCCACCTTCACGCCGGCCGCAGCGAGTGCGTCCATCTTGCCCTGTGCCGTCCCCTTGCCGCCGGAGACGATTGCGCCGGCATGGCCCATCTTCTTGCCGGCCGGAGCGGTGACGCCGGCGATGTAGGCGCTCATCGGCTTCGTGACGTTGGCCTGGATGAACTCTGCGGCCTCCTCCTCGGCCGAGCCGCCGATCTCACCGATCATCATGATCGCGTGGGTCTCGGGGTCGGCCTCGAACTCACGGAGGCAGTCGATGAAGTTGGTGCCGGGCACCGGGTCACCGCCGATGCCGACGCACGTCGACACGCCGATGCCCTTCTGCTTGAGTTCGTAGAGCGCCTGGTAGGTCAGCGTGCCCGACCGGGAGACGATGCCGACGTTGGGACCGTCGGCCGATGGCTCCTGTGCGATCTCGCCGGCGGTGATGCCGATGTTGCACTTGCCGGGGCTGATGATGCCGGGGCAGTTCGGCCCGAGGAGTCGGGTGTTCGGGAAGTCCCGCACCAGCCGGTTGTAGACCTTGGCCTCGTCTTGCGCCGGGATGCCCTCGGTGATGCACACGACGAAACCGATGCCCGCCTCGGCCGCCTCCAGGATCGCGCCAGACGCGAACTTGGGCGGCACCGCGGCGAACGATGCGTTCGCACCGGTCGCCTCGACCGCCTCGGCGACCGAGTCGAAGACCGGGATGCCTTCGACGTCCTGGCCACCCTTGCCGGGCGTGACGCCGCCGACGATCTGGGTGCCGTAGTCGCGGTTGCGGAGGCCGTGGTACTTGCCCTGGCCGCCGGTCAGGCCCTGCACCAGGACCTTGGTGTTCTCGTCAACGAAGATTGCCATGTCGTTCGATCCTTCTCGATTCGTTCGTTCAGTTCGCCAGCGAAACGGCGGCTCGGGCGGCGTCGAGCATCGTGGGCTCGGAGCGCAGCTTGGATTCGGGGATACCGGCGTCGAGGAGGATCTGGCGGCCCTCCTCGGCGTTGGTGCCGTCGAGACGGATCACGATCGGCGCCTTCAGGTCGACACGGCCGAGTGCCTCGACGATGCCCTTGGCGACCTCTTCGCCGCGGGTGATGCCACCGAAGATGTTGATGAAGATGCTCTTCACCTTCTCGTCGGAGTTGATGACCTCGAGCGCACCGGCCATCACGTCGGCGTTGGCGCCGCCACCGATGTCGAGGAAGTTGGCCGCTGAACCACCGACCTGGTTGACGACGTCGAGTGTCGACATGGCGAGACCGGCGCCGTTGGCGATGATGCCGACGGTGCCGTCGAGGCCGATGTACTGCAGACCCTTCTCGGCCGCCATCTTCTCGCGGTCGTCCATCTCGGTGAGGCCGCGGAACGCGTCCCACTCGGGATGGCGGAACTCGGCGTTCTCGTCGAGCGTGACCTTGGCGTCGAGCGCGTGGACCTCGCCGGTCGGCTTGAGGATCAGCGGATTGATCTCGGCGAGGTCGCAGTCGCCCTCGTCGTAGCAGCGGTACAGCTTGACGATGATGTCGGTCGCGCCGTCGATCGCCCGCTCGGGCAGTTTGGCGTCGATGCACGCCTGGCGAGCGGTCTCGGCCGACAGGCCGTCGATCGGGTCGATGTGCAGCTTGACGATCGCGTCGGGGTTCTCCTCGGCGACGACCTCGATCTCGACGCCGCCCTCGCGGGACAGCATCATGAGGTGCTGCTTCGCGCTGCGGTCGAGGGTGAAGCTGACGTAGTACTCCTCGTCGATGTCGGAGGCGTGCTCGACCCAGAGGCGGCGCACGACGTGGCCCTTGATGTCCATCCCCAAGATGTTGCCGGCGTGCTCACGGACCTCGGCCTCGTTGTCGGCCAGCTTGATGCCGCCCGCCTTGCCGCGACCGCCGACCTGCACCTGCGCCT encodes:
- a CDS encoding bifunctional o-acetylhomoserine/o-acetylserine sulfhydrylase, giving the protein MSDNWGFETKQIHVGGEPDPTTGARAVPIYQTTSFEFRDTEHAANLFGLAEVGNIYTRIMNPTQGALEARLNALEGGCITAIGLPGALAVASGQAAATLALLTLCESGDHVVASSSLYGGTYNLLHYTMPKMGIEVSFIDDPDNLDDWRGAVRENTKAFFGEVLANPRNNFFDIENVADIAHENGIPLIVDNTVPTPYLVQPLKWGADIVVHSLTKFIGGHGTSIGGAIIDGGTFDYGASGRFPNFTEPDPSYHGLAYWPALGHGSFILKARVQLLRDLGMAISPFNAFMFLQGLETLSLRMDRHWENAQKVGEYLDAHDQVESVTYAGLESSPWHDRARVYGGGKGFGSIIAFDIKGGADAGKKFVEGLTLHSHVANIGDARSLVIQPSTTTHSQLSAEEQTASGVSPGQVRLSVGLESIDDIIADLDQGFAAV
- a CDS encoding malate dehydrogenase, producing MTSPVRVAVTGAAGQIGYSLLFRIASGSMLGPDTPIALQLLEITPALGALEGVKMELDDSAFPLLDSITCTDDADVAFGDADVALLVGAMPRKDGMDRADLLSANGGIFKPQGEALSRSAKSDVKVLVVGNPANTNALIAMSNAADLDPGRFTAMTRLDHNRAMSQLAAKLDVSVNDIKKMTIWGNHSNTQYPDLFHCEVNGRSAYEAVGDHDWYVDEYIPTVATRGGAIIKARGASSAASAANAAVDHIRSWSLGTPEGDWVSMGVPSDGSYGVPEGIISSFPCVCKDGSYEIVQGLDIDDFSRSKIDASAAELVAERDAVSELGLI
- a CDS encoding acyltransferase family protein — protein: MADATFAPTRPRRDAPNLSKVPYLPGLDGMRALAVIAVLIYHANSEWLSGGFLGVEVFFVISGYLITLLLMAERERTGTVRIGAFWMRRARRLLPALFLMLFLLLTYTWIFRPDELGKLRGDMLGGLLYVSNWYQIWVGQGYSSTGDFAPLRHLWSLAVEEQFYLVWPLVMMLLLRRTGTRNVALVARWLVLGALVVTVLTALLYHSGPIGDCAVNPDAYWTLGERCISKGDALYLSTITRSSGLLLGAAFAMVWRPIAIMRGPLRNAGRLLDLVALIGLALLALLNWKLHFVTPSGADAWLFRGGFLWTSLATLMVIAAVTHRRTMTSRVLGNPVLVWIGTRSYGLYLYSWPIYQIIRKVAGNVLTFPQFVVAMIVTVAITETSYRFVETPIRRREVASWWESLRARRDPVPRQLVAVTTVVSLLLLAFGVLRLGLAELKQNDVAIALEEGAENTTSLEDLIGGGGDEGAAPADPTPTATTQPAPVETAPSADPTTTTTSTTTTTTTLPKEPVDYLAIGDSVMLGAAGVLKERGYTVNAEVSRQMVETVALMEQLGEADVFGDPVIIHLGTNGPITRETLDALLAPLSRVPNVIMLNVRANRPWTAENNRILAERDKPDGQDNIILIDWNSLSNECPGDCFAADGIHLTDAGRRYYANVIGDWTGR
- a CDS encoding YbaK/EbsC family protein; translated protein: MSDAVVDAVRATGFEPKVVPCDPELADTAAFCESYGFGLDQSANAIVVVGKGDPRIYVCCLVLATTRLDVNGAVRKRLGRKKASFASADETAEMTGMQIGGVTPYGLPAELPIWIDRRIMDVPNVIVGGGSRDRKLLVSPESLAALPGAEIVTDLAKPAE
- the purH gene encoding bifunctional phosphoribosylaminoimidazolecarboxamide formyltransferase/IMP cyclohydrolase; amino-acid sequence: MPTALLSVYDKTGVAELATSLHELGWDIVSSGGTAKVVAAAGVPVTDVADLTGVPAILDHRVVTLHPKVHGGILADPTNPEHRADMEAYGISPISLVVANLYPFGSDAEAFAHGSGEAVEMIDIGGPAMVRASAKNHAHVAVVVDPSDYDTVVADVREHGEITLATRRRLARDAFAHTAAYDAAIVTWFDHSEPEPEPLPRTLHVALERTEILRYGENPHQQGARYRFAGATSWWDTMTQHGGKALSYLNLYDTEAAWRLVHRYDDPACVVVKHANPCGGAIGTDPADPIADAYVKANACDPVSAFGGIVAANRTVTRAMAEPLSSVFTEVVVAPGFDDDALEILLAKKNMRVITAASPSEWPYDLKPLDGGYVIQQPDPVSLDRTDWRVVTDVQPTDAQWDDLVFAWGVCAAVTSNAIVYAKDRQAFGIGAGQQNRLDSARIAAERSAGRADGGVCASDAFFPFRDGLDATAAAGISAVIQPGGSVRDDEVIAAANEHGIAMVFTNQRHFRH
- the sucD gene encoding succinate--CoA ligase subunit alpha, with amino-acid sequence MAIFVDENTKVLVQGLTGGQGKYHGLRNRDYGTQIVGGVTPGKGGQDVEGIPVFDSVAEAVEATGANASFAAVPPKFASGAILEAAEAGIGFVVCITEGIPAQDEAKVYNRLVRDFPNTRLLGPNCPGIISPGKCNIGITAGEIAQEPSADGPNVGIVSRSGTLTYQALYELKQKGIGVSTCVGIGGDPVPGTNFIDCLREFEADPETHAIMMIGEIGGSAEEEAAEFIQANVTKPMSAYIAGVTAPAGKKMGHAGAIVSGGKGTAQGKMDALAAAGVKVGLNPTEAGELMAEIVASL
- the sucC gene encoding ADP-forming succinate--CoA ligase subunit beta; the encoded protein is MDLFEYQGKQYFARYDIPVSAGGPSDTVDEAVAAANGAGYPVVVKAQVQVGGRGKAGGIKLADNEAEVREHAGNILGMDIKGHVVRRLWVEHASDIDEEYYVSFTLDRSAKQHLMMLSREGGVEIEVVAEENPDAIVKLHIDPIDGLSAETARQACIDAKLPERAIDGATDIIVKLYRCYDEGDCDLAEINPLILKPTGEVHALDAKVTLDENAEFRHPEWDAFRGLTEMDDREKMAAEKGLQYIGLDGTVGIIANGAGLAMSTLDVVNQVGGSAANFLDIGGGANADVMAGALEVINSDEKVKSIFINIFGGITRGEEVAKGIVEALGRVDLKAPIVIRLDGTNAEEGRQILLDAGIPESKLRSEPTMLDAARAAVSLAN